The Terriglobales bacterium genome has a window encoding:
- a CDS encoding APC family permease, whose protein sequence is MAHPHREVISQLRRVMGFWDVLLFNIAAVLGPRWIAAAAHNGTSSLSLWALAAVFFFFPTTLVITELSTRFPAEGGLYVWTREAFGDFHGFVAGWSYWVYSFFYFPGLLVASTAMSAYIGGAGRGHLANDRGFLLTGSLLLLAVAVGMNIVGLNIGKWLQNAGGVGTYTPLLILVGVAALVFVRHGSQTHITWHNTLPVWNFDTVNFWSQIAFAFTGMELVCAMSDEVRDPKRTFPRAILGSGVLIAAIYMLGTIATMVLVQPGDVDPKSGVFQAIAHGSNLVGLGFLGVLAALLVTVGNAGGVGTTVAGVARVPFAVGIDSYLPSFFGKIHPRWKTPYISILIQAVISAAVLVLAQFYETVNGAYQVLVDAAIILYFLPFLYMYAAAIKLAYRGDREQSPDAVLVPGGRTGVWIVGSLGFLICLLAMGISMIPPGETTSTAVFELKLIGGTGLAILIGLALYWRSKKTRRDFA, encoded by the coding sequence TTGGCCCATCCCCATCGAGAAGTCATTTCACAGCTTCGCCGTGTAATGGGCTTTTGGGATGTTCTCCTCTTCAATATCGCTGCCGTTCTCGGACCTCGCTGGATCGCTGCTGCGGCCCATAACGGAACGTCCTCTCTCAGCTTGTGGGCGCTGGCCGCCGTCTTCTTTTTCTTCCCCACGACGCTGGTAATCACCGAACTATCGACACGCTTTCCTGCAGAAGGCGGCCTGTACGTCTGGACCCGCGAGGCCTTCGGCGACTTCCATGGCTTCGTCGCTGGATGGTCGTACTGGGTCTACTCCTTCTTCTACTTTCCCGGACTGCTGGTAGCAAGCACAGCGATGAGCGCATACATCGGAGGCGCTGGACGTGGCCACCTGGCCAACGATCGCGGATTCCTGCTTACCGGCTCGCTCTTGCTGCTGGCGGTTGCCGTGGGCATGAATATCGTGGGCCTCAACATCGGCAAGTGGCTGCAGAACGCCGGCGGCGTGGGCACGTATACCCCGTTGCTGATCCTTGTCGGAGTGGCTGCGCTGGTCTTTGTGCGGCATGGATCGCAGACTCATATCACCTGGCATAACACGCTCCCGGTTTGGAACTTTGATACCGTGAACTTCTGGTCGCAAATTGCGTTCGCATTCACGGGCATGGAACTCGTTTGCGCCATGTCCGACGAAGTGCGCGATCCGAAGCGAACCTTTCCTCGCGCTATCCTCGGTTCAGGAGTTCTAATCGCGGCCATCTACATGCTGGGCACGATCGCGACGATGGTGCTTGTGCAGCCGGGCGACGTCGATCCCAAGAGCGGAGTGTTTCAGGCGATCGCCCACGGCTCCAATCTGGTCGGGCTTGGCTTCCTTGGAGTTCTGGCGGCGCTGCTCGTAACGGTGGGAAATGCAGGAGGCGTAGGCACCACGGTTGCCGGAGTCGCCCGCGTGCCGTTCGCCGTCGGTATCGACAGCTATCTGCCGTCCTTTTTTGGGAAGATCCATCCGCGCTGGAAGACGCCTTACATTTCCATTCTGATTCAAGCCGTAATCTCGGCTGCTGTGCTCGTCCTGGCACAGTTCTATGAGACTGTAAACGGAGCCTATCAGGTGCTCGTGGATGCGGCCATTATCCTTTACTTTCTGCCCTTCCTTTATATGTATGCCGCTGCGATCAAGCTCGCGTATCGCGGCGACCGCGAGCAGAGCCCAGACGCAGTGCTAGTCCCAGGCGGACGTACTGGCGTCTGGATCGTGGGTTCGCTGGGATTTTTGATCTGCCTGCTGGCCATGGGGATCTCCATGATTCCCCCGGGCGAGACCACAAGCACCGCCGTCTTCGAACTAAAGCTGATCGGCGGAACGGGCCTCGCGATCTTGATCGGGCTGGCGCTTTATTGGCGCTCGAAGAAGACCCGACGCGATTTCGCATAA
- a CDS encoding threonine synthase — protein sequence MPVPQVQPAPVSQPSGTPIAYFECSKCGERLDAKVPQTLCPKDAGSLWVRYDLKQIRARADRDEIASRTSTMWRYRELLPDAEPVTLGEGFTPMLASRKRPNLWIKDEGANPTGSFKARGLCMAVTMAKHYGLKKLAIPSAGNAAGALAAYAAAAGIEANIFMPQDVPEANLVECKAYGANVTLVDGLISDCARIVSERKQAEGWFDISTLKEPFRVEGKKTMGLEVAEQLGWRLPDAIFYPTGGGVGLIGMWKAFDELEQLGWLTTGSKRPKMVAIQASGCAPIPKALEEGKNVSEAWKDAHTFASGLRVPKAYGDYLILDFVRRSGGTAIAISDEEMLASLLEWSRDEGIFLCPEGAAATAAYDKLLASGFLKPSDEVVIFNTGTGLKYIDVISQAMGITRSTNGTGSQNSGERKIGGIIGPY from the coding sequence ATGCCTGTTCCTCAAGTCCAGCCGGCACCTGTCAGCCAGCCTTCCGGTACTCCTATCGCCTACTTCGAGTGCTCAAAATGCGGCGAACGCCTCGACGCTAAGGTTCCACAGACGCTCTGTCCTAAGGACGCCGGTTCGCTGTGGGTTCGTTATGACCTGAAACAAATTCGGGCTCGCGCCGATCGCGATGAGATTGCCTCGCGCACGAGCACCATGTGGCGCTACCGCGAACTGCTTCCCGACGCCGAACCGGTAACGCTGGGCGAAGGCTTCACCCCGATGCTTGCCAGTCGCAAGCGTCCCAATTTGTGGATCAAGGACGAAGGCGCAAATCCCACGGGCTCGTTCAAAGCGCGTGGCCTTTGCATGGCTGTGACCATGGCAAAGCACTATGGGCTGAAGAAGCTCGCCATTCCCTCGGCGGGAAATGCCGCGGGAGCTCTGGCCGCATATGCGGCTGCTGCCGGAATCGAGGCAAACATCTTCATGCCCCAGGACGTACCTGAGGCGAATCTGGTTGAGTGCAAGGCTTACGGAGCGAATGTCACATTGGTGGATGGGCTGATCAGTGATTGCGCGCGCATCGTCAGCGAGCGCAAGCAGGCTGAAGGCTGGTTCGATATTTCCACACTGAAAGAACCATTCCGGGTGGAAGGGAAGAAGACCATGGGGCTGGAAGTTGCCGAGCAGCTTGGATGGCGCCTGCCCGATGCGATCTTCTATCCCACTGGCGGCGGAGTTGGATTAATCGGTATGTGGAAGGCTTTTGATGAGTTGGAGCAGCTTGGCTGGCTCACTACCGGCTCGAAGCGTCCCAAAATGGTAGCGATCCAGGCGAGCGGGTGTGCGCCCATTCCGAAAGCGTTGGAGGAAGGGAAGAACGTTTCTGAGGCGTGGAAGGATGCTCACACGTTCGCTTCCGGACTACGCGTTCCCAAGGCCTATGGCGACTACCTGATCCTGGATTTTGTTCGCCGCAGTGGAGGAACGGCCATCGCCATCTCGGACGAGGAGATGTTGGCTTCGTTGCTGGAATGGTCTCGCGATGAGGGAATCTTTTTATGCCCTGAAGGAGCCGCTGCCACAGCAGCGTACGACAAGTTACTGGCCAGCGGATTTTTGAAACCCAGTGATGAAGTCGTGATCTTCAACACCGGAACCGGTCTGAAATACATCGATGTGATCTCGCAGGCGATGGGGATTACGCGTTCGACGAACGGGACAGGGTCGCAGAACTCCGGGGAGCGAAAGATCGGGGGAATTATTGGGCCGTACTAA
- a CDS encoding DHHA1 domain-containing protein: MTERLYYNDSFLYDFRASVLDTRELKRDGNQSTWAVKLDRTAFYPTSGGQPFDTGRLTTESKSGVPLEVAVDDVFEDEEEGEVWHRVAKVLPPGAKVRGLIDAERRRDHMQQHTGQHLLSAAFVQLLNAKTVSFHLGEEISTIDIDLPTASRDDLVRVERLSNEVIAQDRAIAVRYATREEAAQMGVRKLPEREGEIRLIDIKDFDLNACGGTHAQSTGQIGGLLIRRTEKVKQGLRIEFVCGLRATKVARRDFEILSEASALYPCAPGDLPANIGKQREEARVVQKREGKLLEELAELKAAQLIHETANKPAPRVIVQVFEDRDANFAKLLAQKLTKSTAGMIALLASAQTPPALVFARSSDLTPDMGSLLRELVTAAGGRGGGGKDFAQGGVPDKEKLRSVLEDATRRVA; this comes from the coding sequence ATGACCGAACGCCTCTACTATAACGACTCCTTCCTCTACGATTTTCGCGCCAGCGTTCTCGATACGCGGGAACTCAAGCGCGACGGCAACCAGTCCACATGGGCGGTGAAGCTGGACCGGACAGCGTTTTATCCGACGAGCGGTGGCCAGCCCTTCGATACTGGACGGCTTACGACCGAATCCAAATCGGGAGTGCCCCTCGAAGTTGCCGTTGACGATGTCTTTGAAGACGAAGAAGAGGGTGAAGTTTGGCACCGAGTGGCAAAAGTTCTGCCACCCGGCGCGAAAGTGCGCGGGCTGATCGACGCTGAACGCCGGCGCGACCACATGCAACAGCATACAGGTCAGCATCTGCTGTCAGCAGCGTTCGTCCAGTTGCTGAACGCGAAGACGGTTTCATTTCACCTCGGCGAGGAAATTTCGACAATCGACATCGATCTGCCGACTGCCTCGCGAGACGACCTTGTGCGGGTTGAGCGCCTTTCGAACGAAGTTATCGCTCAGGATCGTGCGATCGCTGTTCGCTATGCCACGCGCGAGGAGGCGGCACAGATGGGCGTCCGCAAGCTCCCGGAGCGCGAGGGCGAGATTCGCTTGATCGATATCAAGGACTTCGACCTCAATGCCTGTGGGGGAACCCACGCGCAAAGCACCGGACAAATCGGTGGGCTGCTTATTCGTCGCACAGAGAAAGTTAAGCAGGGTCTGCGGATCGAGTTCGTCTGTGGATTGCGCGCAACCAAGGTAGCCCGACGCGATTTCGAGATTCTGAGCGAAGCGTCTGCACTCTATCCCTGCGCTCCAGGAGACCTGCCTGCCAACATAGGCAAGCAACGCGAAGAGGCGCGCGTAGTTCAGAAACGGGAAGGGAAGCTGCTGGAAGAACTCGCGGAGCTCAAGGCCGCGCAGTTGATTCATGAGACAGCCAATAAGCCTGCCCCCAGAGTGATCGTGCAGGTATTTGAAGACCGGGATGCGAACTTCGCGAAGCTGCTTGCACAAAAGCTGACGAAAAGCACGGCAGGCATGATCGCATTGCTAGCCTCGGCACAGACACCTCCAGCGCTGGTATTCGCGCGTTCCTCGGATCTCACTCCCGATATGGGAAGCCTGTTGCGTGAACTGGTCACAGCAGCCGGCGGCCGTGGCGGAGGCGGGAAAGATTTCGCCCAAGGTGGAGTGCCAGATAAGGAGAAGTTGCGATCGGTGCTCGAAGACGCAACGCGTCGCGTGGCATAA
- a CDS encoding MFS transporter: MPSEVDAPGLPVSVKPSILTRVFKAFSYRDFRLMWFGACISSIGTWMQIVAQSWLIYRLSHSPFLLALDQFLGGIPIFLFSLIGGVVADRVERRRILLGSQYVQLASAGLLAILVATGAVHIWHILCLSVVSGFAQAFGGPAYQALIPTLVKREDMPNAIALNSIQFNMAVTIGPALAGQALARIGETWCFGLNAASFIAPIIALLLISNRFVPKSANESVLTSLKLGIKFVRRQESMAALIVLAFCMTALSMPLRTYIPVYVNDIFHAGPRIYGDLLSLMGVGSICGSLAIASLGNASGKGRRALLMLLCLGATIAGFAISRSLAFSCAVLVLFGFAIMAVFASVSSLVQLITTDEMRGRVMSVYNCAFRGGMPFGNLVSGWMVPVFTAPVVLTANGLLLIGVALYFLLVHRRVTAL; this comes from the coding sequence TTGCCGAGCGAAGTTGATGCACCTGGGCTGCCGGTATCCGTCAAGCCGTCCATTCTGACGCGCGTTTTCAAGGCATTTTCCTATCGCGATTTCCGTCTGATGTGGTTCGGGGCCTGCATCTCCAGCATCGGGACCTGGATGCAGATCGTGGCCCAGAGCTGGCTGATCTATCGCCTCAGCCATTCCCCATTTCTGCTCGCACTCGATCAGTTTCTCGGCGGAATCCCCATCTTTCTTTTCTCCCTGATCGGGGGCGTTGTCGCCGATCGCGTGGAAAGAAGACGAATTCTTCTCGGGTCGCAGTACGTGCAGCTCGCAAGTGCGGGCCTGCTGGCGATTCTGGTTGCCACGGGCGCGGTCCACATTTGGCACATCCTCTGTCTCTCGGTCGTCTCCGGCTTCGCCCAGGCGTTCGGAGGTCCCGCCTACCAGGCGCTGATTCCCACTTTGGTCAAGCGCGAAGACATGCCCAACGCCATCGCGCTCAATTCGATTCAGTTCAACATGGCAGTGACAATCGGACCGGCGCTCGCCGGACAGGCGCTGGCACGCATCGGCGAAACCTGGTGCTTCGGGCTGAATGCCGCTTCTTTCATCGCACCCATTATCGCCCTGCTTCTCATCTCCAACCGCTTTGTGCCTAAGAGCGCGAACGAATCCGTACTCACCAGTCTGAAGCTGGGTATCAAGTTCGTGCGCCGCCAGGAGTCCATGGCCGCGTTGATTGTGCTGGCCTTTTGCATGACCGCGCTCAGCATGCCACTGCGTACCTACATTCCCGTCTATGTGAACGACATCTTCCACGCCGGCCCACGAATCTATGGCGATCTGCTGTCGCTCATGGGTGTGGGTTCCATCTGCGGATCGCTAGCCATCGCGAGCCTCGGCAACGCATCGGGGAAAGGACGCCGGGCTCTCCTCATGCTGCTTTGCCTCGGCGCCACGATCGCCGGCTTTGCCATCTCCAGGTCATTGGCCTTCAGCTGTGCTGTTTTGGTACTGTTTGGATTCGCGATCATGGCAGTGTTTGCCAGTGTGAGTTCGCTGGTGCAGCTCATCACCACGGATGAAATGCGCGGACGCGTGATGAGCGTTTACAACTGCGCTTTTCGCGGCGGCATGCCGTTCGGCAATCTCGTATCCGGCTGGATGGTCCCCGTGTTCACGGCTCCCGTCGTGCTTACGGCCAATGGTTTGTTGCTGATCGGCGTAGCTCTTTATTTCCTGCTGGTCCACAGACGAGTGACAGCCTTGTAA
- a CDS encoding M23 family metallopeptidase has product MRAFIGILLLLIVVALLLLLTFSATPVVTLPTTLNTIGQATPVVATIAAPHGIRMAVAYVEQNGERYKLADVEHPARRFRWLRRAPEHTLKFTAGVKSTPQLKDGSARLIVEATSNDFRGATVEAARDVTVVTQPVKVSVDSDQHYLYVGMADLVTYNVSGSPTASGVRVGDETFRGWPMPGGKPGQFSLFAFSWNMPLNTEPVVYATGPGGDEAHGKMLINFPKREQPKYRVRDLQIDDKFIEKVVNELDPNGSGDMVERFVRINSEMRKSNNQTLADLKNKTEPRFLWSQPFQQQPNTKVEANFADVRNYIHNGKKIDQQTHLGYDLSSTQHVGVQASNDGRVVWAAPLGIYGNCIVVDHGYGLQTIYGHLSEIDVHEGDMVKRGQVMGKSGMTGMAGGDHIHFSMQLEGIQIDPKEWWDAHWIKDHVARRVELPGSTS; this is encoded by the coding sequence ATGCGAGCTTTTATAGGAATCCTCCTCCTTCTTATTGTTGTTGCGCTGCTCCTTCTCTTGACATTCTCCGCGACTCCGGTTGTAACGCTTCCAACCACGCTCAACACGATCGGCCAGGCGACGCCGGTTGTTGCGACGATCGCTGCTCCCCATGGCATCCGCATGGCTGTTGCATACGTAGAGCAGAACGGCGAGCGCTACAAGCTCGCAGATGTGGAACATCCGGCGCGGCGCTTTCGCTGGCTGCGTAGAGCGCCTGAGCACACCCTGAAGTTCACGGCTGGAGTGAAAAGCACTCCGCAGCTGAAAGACGGCAGCGCTCGCTTGATCGTTGAAGCCACGTCGAACGATTTTCGCGGCGCGACAGTCGAGGCTGCCCGCGATGTGACTGTGGTGACGCAGCCGGTGAAGGTGAGCGTCGATTCCGACCAGCACTACTTGTACGTCGGCATGGCGGATCTAGTCACCTATAACGTGTCGGGCTCTCCGACGGCCTCGGGCGTACGCGTAGGTGACGAGACCTTTCGCGGCTGGCCGATGCCGGGTGGCAAGCCGGGCCAGTTCTCTCTCTTCGCTTTCTCCTGGAACATGCCCTTGAACACCGAGCCGGTGGTCTATGCCACAGGGCCCGGAGGTGACGAGGCGCATGGGAAGATGCTGATCAACTTCCCGAAACGGGAGCAACCGAAGTATCGCGTGCGCGACCTCCAGATCGACGATAAGTTCATAGAGAAGGTCGTGAACGAACTGGATCCCAACGGCTCCGGCGATATGGTTGAGCGTTTTGTCCGCATTAACAGCGAGATGCGCAAATCGAACAATCAGACGCTTGCTGATCTAAAAAACAAGACAGAGCCAAGGTTTCTGTGGTCGCAGCCGTTTCAGCAGCAGCCCAACACCAAGGTTGAGGCCAACTTCGCCGATGTGCGCAATTACATCCACAACGGCAAGAAGATCGACCAGCAGACGCACCTTGGGTACGATCTTTCGAGCACCCAGCATGTCGGCGTGCAGGCGTCGAATGACGGGCGTGTAGTCTGGGCCGCGCCGTTGGGAATCTACGGCAACTGCATCGTAGTGGATCACGGTTATGGTCTGCAGACGATTTATGGCCACTTGAGCGAGATCGATGTGCACGAAGGCGACATGGTGAAGCGCGGCCAGGTAATGGGCAAGAGCGGCATGACCGGCATGGCCGGAGGCGATCACATCCACTTCAGCATGCAGCTAGAAGGCATTCAGATCGATCCCAAGGAGTGGTGGGACGCGCACTGGATCAAAGACCATGTTGCGCGTCGAGTTGAGCTGCCGGGATCCACCAGCTAA
- a CDS encoding alpha-L-fucosidase: MKRHLSRLIVLFVLASSTVRVIAQTQAADPESPEAKQARLAWFKEAKYGMFIHWGLYAIPAGEWKGKQIPGLGEWIMNRAHIPVKEYEQLTKQWNPVKFDADAWVQLAQDAGMKYIVITSKHHDGFALFDSKVSRYNVVAATPFHRDILKELSAACQKRGMPLGFYYSQSQDWHEPGGAGNDWDFGPDQGPDKKELKDYDGYLRGKAEPQVRELLTDYGPVALIWFDTPRMMTPERAQRFASILRTVQPKTLIDGRLGAAGDYVSTGDNVIPSAVQTEYWEVPATTNHTWGFRKDDQDWKSPGEITFKLVDIASKGGNYLLNVGPMSNGVIPQASQDNLRTVGRWLKANGQAVYGAGPSPWGDEMGEPSSRGTKDLRGQPLVLPHNEWRATTKPGKVYFTFFQEPRVPFELPPMKNTVKRAYQLADGKAVEIKEESGKKQLVLSRPILDPMATVVVVEIEGTNVER, translated from the coding sequence ATGAAACGACACCTTTCCAGGCTCATTGTTTTGTTTGTGCTCGCTTCTAGTACTGTCCGTGTGATTGCACAGACCCAGGCTGCAGATCCAGAATCGCCGGAGGCCAAGCAGGCCCGGCTCGCCTGGTTCAAGGAAGCCAAGTACGGGATGTTCATCCATTGGGGGCTCTATGCCATTCCTGCCGGTGAATGGAAGGGCAAGCAAATTCCCGGATTGGGAGAGTGGATTATGAATCGCGCCCACATTCCGGTCAAAGAGTATGAGCAACTGACGAAGCAGTGGAATCCGGTGAAGTTCGACGCCGATGCCTGGGTGCAGCTAGCCCAGGACGCAGGCATGAAGTACATCGTGATTACCTCGAAGCACCACGACGGTTTCGCTCTCTTCGATTCCAAAGTGAGCCGCTACAACGTGGTGGCGGCGACGCCGTTTCATCGCGACATCCTGAAAGAGCTGTCCGCAGCTTGCCAGAAACGTGGAATGCCGCTCGGCTTCTATTACTCCCAATCGCAGGACTGGCACGAGCCGGGCGGCGCAGGCAATGATTGGGACTTCGGTCCGGATCAGGGACCCGATAAGAAAGAGCTAAAGGACTATGACGGATACCTTCGCGGCAAAGCCGAGCCGCAGGTGCGCGAGCTGCTCACAGACTATGGTCCGGTTGCGCTTATCTGGTTCGACACGCCGCGAATGATGACTCCTGAGCGCGCTCAGCGGTTCGCCAGCATCCTGCGCACTGTGCAGCCGAAGACACTGATTGATGGCCGCCTCGGTGCGGCCGGCGACTATGTTTCTACCGGCGACAACGTGATTCCGTCGGCCGTTCAGACTGAGTACTGGGAGGTGCCGGCCACCACAAATCACACCTGGGGATTTCGCAAGGACGATCAGGATTGGAAGTCACCCGGCGAAATCACATTCAAGCTCGTCGACATCGCCAGCAAGGGCGGCAACTATCTGCTGAACGTTGGACCGATGTCGAATGGAGTGATTCCACAGGCGAGCCAAGACAATCTAAGGACCGTCGGGCGCTGGCTGAAGGCAAACGGCCAGGCGGTGTATGGAGCCGGACCATCTCCGTGGGGCGACGAGATGGGCGAGCCGAGCAGCAGGGGAACCAAGGACCTGCGCGGCCAGCCGCTTGTGCTTCCGCACAACGAATGGCGGGCAACTACCAAGCCAGGAAAAGTTTACTTCACGTTTTTCCAGGAGCCGCGCGTGCCATTTGAGCTGCCGCCAATGAAGAACACTGTGAAGCGTGCCTATCAACTCGCAGACGGTAAGGCAGTGGAGATCAAAGAGGAAAGCGGGAAGAAGCAGCTCGTCTTGTCTCGTCCCATTTTGGATCCAATGGCAACCGTCGTCGTTGTCGAAATCGAGGGAACCAACGTGGAACGCTGA
- a CDS encoding class I SAM-dependent methyltransferase — translation MPTTLQSGELKATSAEDLRQFREVLSAANYTGPRHTEFLTPFELVAPRNLPHLVRISAPESQLKTLVLMFLFGMPTDTAAAREAVHPVSLETLEQMGLLQVEGGVATAKVSLVPFGNLVVAVDLHEKVYNGAPSDLVMGMTQSTLELGNITIRRSSRKTLDFGTGSGIQAFLAAAHSDHIYAVDCSSRALNFARFSAALNGISNIEFIEGNGFDAVRGLRFDLIVANPPFAVTPERRYIYRDSGMHLDGFAEALVRRAPEFLEEGGFFQCQCDWVHLAGGNWQERLSGWVKGSGCDAWIIRQQTLAPPVYAEAWIRSTEQDDHTTAVRLCEEWSQFYRKENVEAISTGFICLHRTGGPPNWVRVDDPVGDIADNSGESIELGFATRDFLEVTRSDEALLQTKLKASPKTRLLREAEWSPNGWQTVKSKIALAQELSYTANIDAPVATLIAHCDGQATLAELMTKMGDGLGVAVERLVPAIMPLVRQLIERGFLLPPTMMANSQNHQKLDS, via the coding sequence ATGCCAACGACTCTCCAGAGCGGCGAACTGAAAGCGACCTCGGCTGAAGACCTTCGTCAATTCAGGGAAGTGCTTTCGGCTGCGAACTATACAGGTCCTCGTCACACGGAGTTTCTTACACCGTTTGAACTCGTGGCACCGCGAAATCTGCCTCACCTGGTGCGAATCTCGGCGCCCGAATCGCAGCTTAAGACCCTCGTTCTCATGTTTCTCTTTGGAATGCCAACCGACACTGCGGCGGCACGCGAGGCGGTACACCCGGTGTCACTGGAAACGCTCGAGCAGATGGGATTGTTGCAGGTAGAAGGAGGGGTTGCTACTGCAAAGGTTTCACTTGTGCCGTTCGGGAATCTTGTGGTGGCAGTAGATCTACACGAGAAAGTTTACAACGGAGCTCCCTCCGACCTAGTCATGGGAATGACTCAAAGCACATTGGAGCTCGGCAACATAACGATACGAAGATCATCACGGAAGACGCTGGACTTCGGCACTGGCAGTGGGATTCAGGCGTTTCTGGCCGCTGCGCACAGCGACCATATTTACGCCGTTGATTGTTCCAGTCGGGCGTTGAATTTTGCGCGCTTCAGTGCCGCACTGAATGGCATCTCGAATATTGAATTTATCGAAGGCAACGGATTCGACGCAGTCCGGGGACTACGTTTTGACCTCATCGTTGCCAATCCGCCGTTCGCCGTTACTCCTGAGCGGCGATACATTTATCGAGACAGCGGAATGCACTTGGATGGATTTGCCGAAGCACTGGTTCGCCGTGCGCCGGAGTTTCTTGAGGAAGGTGGATTTTTTCAATGCCAGTGCGACTGGGTGCACCTCGCGGGAGGCAACTGGCAGGAACGGCTTTCAGGCTGGGTGAAAGGATCCGGCTGTGATGCTTGGATCATTCGCCAGCAAACGCTGGCTCCGCCCGTCTACGCGGAAGCCTGGATTCGCTCCACGGAGCAGGACGACCATACGACCGCCGTGCGCCTTTGCGAGGAGTGGAGTCAGTTTTACCGTAAAGAGAATGTTGAGGCCATCAGCACCGGCTTCATTTGTCTCCATCGCACAGGTGGGCCGCCTAACTGGGTACGGGTCGATGATCCGGTTGGGGACATCGCTGACAACTCGGGGGAGTCGATCGAGTTAGGATTCGCAACCCGCGACTTCCTCGAAGTCACGCGCAGTGATGAGGCTCTGCTGCAAACGAAGTTAAAAGCTTCACCCAAAACGCGTCTTTTGCGGGAAGCCGAGTGGTCGCCGAATGGATGGCAGACTGTGAAATCAAAAATCGCGTTGGCTCAGGAATTGTCCTACACCGCAAATATCGATGCTCCAGTTGCAACCCTGATTGCCCATTGCGACGGACAGGCCACCCTGGCCGAACTTATGACCAAAATGGGCGATGGATTAGGAGTTGCGGTCGAGCGGCTCGTTCCGGCAATCATGCCTTTGGTCCGCCAACTGATTGAGCGCGGATTCCTGTTGCCGCCGACTATGATGGCAAACTCTCAAAACCATCAAAAACTGGATAGTTGA